One genomic segment of Aquipluma nitroreducens includes these proteins:
- a CDS encoding DUF4369 domain-containing protein, which yields MKNSVFVLFLFLISCQSRNNYTIVGQLPGKTYDGELIYLVPMENASKERVDSTFIKDGSFQFEGFAKIPEMYVIRAKPVLRYNLEELLVVREAGKMNVKLDKSSSVQGTALNDSLQYWKEQKMKFDLVDADLIKQYRNASDSVKQDLKQRADLLKINATNFHFNFVLNNKENAVGQFVQKMMGSSFSEEQKQKLNVK from the coding sequence ATGAAAAATTCTGTTTTTGTTTTGTTCTTGTTTCTTATTTCCTGCCAATCCCGAAATAATTATACCATTGTTGGTCAACTGCCCGGCAAAACCTACGATGGTGAACTCATTTATCTGGTACCGATGGAGAATGCTTCAAAGGAAAGAGTAGATTCAACATTCATAAAGGACGGATCTTTTCAATTTGAGGGATTTGCAAAAATTCCGGAGATGTATGTTATTCGGGCGAAGCCGGTATTGAGATATAACCTTGAAGAGCTTTTAGTGGTTCGCGAGGCTGGCAAAATGAACGTGAAATTGGATAAAAGCAGCTCTGTTCAAGGCACAGCACTCAACGACTCTCTTCAGTATTGGAAGGAACAAAAAATGAAGTTCGATCTTGTCGACGCTGACTTGATAAAACAGTATCGGAATGCCAGCGATAGTGTGAAACAAGATTTAAAACAGCGGGCAGATTTGCTAAAGATTAATGCTACAAACTTTCACTTCAATTTTGTATTGAATAACAAAGAAAATGCTGTTGGTCAGTTTGTTCAAAAAATGATGGGTAGCTCTTTCTCCGAAGAGCAAAAGCAGAAACTGAATGTAAAATGA